In one window of Deltaproteobacteria bacterium DNA:
- a CDS encoding NAD-dependent protein deacetylase, translating into MLSAPLSTVDVAPLAELLRGKRTLVLTGAGCSTESGIPDYRGPETRKRARNPIQHREFVTSAAARQRYWARSALGWPRFAEARPNDGHRALAQLQSMGSVSALLTQNVDRLHQAAGSTGVVELHGALHEARCLQCGAVEPRSELQGRILDANPNFDRQPVELAPDGDAELSRDAIASFVVPACLACGGVLKPDVVFFGDSVPREKVEHSFALLDASEALLVVGSSLAVFSGYRFVLRATERGMPIALVNLGESRGDAHANLRLDARAGEVLPELARALG; encoded by the coding sequence ATGCTCTCCGCGCCGCTCTCCACGGTCGATGTCGCGCCGCTGGCGGAGCTCCTGCGCGGCAAGCGCACGCTGGTGCTCACCGGCGCGGGCTGCTCCACCGAGAGCGGCATCCCCGATTACCGCGGGCCCGAGACGCGCAAGCGCGCGCGAAATCCCATCCAGCATCGTGAGTTCGTGACCTCGGCGGCGGCGCGGCAGCGCTACTGGGCGCGCTCGGCGCTCGGTTGGCCGCGGTTCGCCGAGGCGCGGCCGAACGACGGACATCGCGCGCTCGCGCAGCTTCAATCGATGGGTTCAGTGAGTGCGCTGCTCACGCAGAACGTGGATCGCTTGCACCAGGCGGCGGGGAGCACGGGGGTCGTGGAGCTGCACGGCGCGCTGCACGAGGCGCGGTGTCTGCAGTGCGGCGCCGTCGAGCCGCGCTCGGAGCTTCAAGGCCGAATCCTCGACGCGAACCCGAACTTCGACCGCCAGCCCGTGGAGCTCGCGCCCGATGGCGACGCCGAGCTCTCGCGCGACGCCATCGCGAGCTTCGTGGTGCCCGCGTGTCTGGCGTGTGGCGGCGTGCTCAAGCCGGACGTCGTCTTCTTTGGCGACTCGGTGCCGCGCGAGAAGGTCGAGCACAGCTTCGCGCTGCTGGACGCGTCGGAGGCGCTGCTCGTGGTCGGGTCGTCGCTGGCGGTCTTCAGCGGGTATCGCTTCGTGCTGCGCGCTACCGAGCGCGGAATGCCGATTGCGCTCGTGAACCTGGGCGAGTCTCGCGGGGACGCTCACGCGAACCTGCGACTCGACGCGCGCGCGGGCGAGG
- a CDS encoding trehalase has protein sequence MLLRQVDVGRDGKITVDDLRRSRVKSINLELAPGLELRLSGAERLSGLAALLGREIRRGNPDHALLPLAALAPTRLDRMLNYVAYTWRGLVRRADNVDDLCHAIDEGILRASDGRYYIYVPEGDESAIARLRRQAKRRSEIVIVPFPRKRGRAWQQQMSKDAGICYLPKPYLVPGGMFTEMYGWDCYFQARGAISAGYVDMARDVAENLTYQIRHFGKIANTNRSYHLSRTQPPFLTPLAREVFEELERQGDPEALNFLRRCARAAETTSEHLWSRAPRITSIGLSRYHDEAGGPCPEVNPDFYACHPQTPSFWANDRAQRESGWDLTHRFGELAHEHAPVCLNALLYRQERDLASMYRRIEGAKSARAARWDRRAKARREIVDRYLWDEQRGLYFDWNLTTGRRAHYESLATFFPLWVGMASGQQAARVAELVDRFLEPGGLATSSPASRQGAPRERFQWDWPVGWAPLQVIAVEGLRRYGFHALADKIAYRWLHMVLRIAGERNGTIKEKYNVALASHLVDASEYHNQGNDLGVYLAEEESRGMGFGWSNAAVPLLLSGLEDNLRAALEKGVRPAALGL, from the coding sequence ATGCTGCTGCGCCAGGTCGACGTCGGGCGCGACGGCAAGATCACCGTCGATGACCTGCGCCGCTCGCGGGTGAAGTCGATCAACCTCGAGCTCGCGCCCGGCCTGGAGCTCCGCCTCTCGGGCGCCGAGCGGCTGAGCGGGCTGGCGGCGTTGCTGGGCCGCGAGATTCGCCGCGGCAACCCCGACCACGCGCTCCTGCCCCTGGCGGCGCTCGCGCCCACGCGGCTCGACCGCATGCTGAACTACGTGGCCTACACGTGGCGCGGGCTGGTGCGGCGCGCCGACAACGTGGACGACCTCTGCCACGCCATCGACGAGGGCATCCTCCGCGCCTCCGACGGCCGGTACTACATCTACGTCCCCGAGGGCGACGAGAGCGCGATCGCCCGGCTGCGCCGGCAGGCCAAGCGGCGCAGCGAGATCGTGATTGTGCCCTTCCCGCGCAAGCGCGGGCGCGCGTGGCAGCAGCAGATGTCGAAGGACGCGGGCATCTGCTACCTGCCCAAGCCGTACCTCGTGCCCGGCGGCATGTTCACCGAGATGTACGGCTGGGATTGCTACTTCCAGGCCCGCGGCGCCATCAGCGCTGGCTACGTGGACATGGCCCGCGACGTGGCCGAGAACCTCACCTACCAGATCCGCCACTTCGGCAAGATCGCCAACACCAACCGCAGCTACCACCTCTCGCGCACCCAGCCGCCGTTCCTGACGCCGCTCGCGCGCGAGGTGTTCGAGGAGCTCGAGCGCCAGGGCGATCCCGAGGCGCTGAACTTCCTGCGCCGCTGTGCGCGCGCCGCGGAGACGACGAGCGAGCACTTGTGGAGCCGCGCGCCACGGATCACGTCGATTGGGCTCAGCCGCTACCACGACGAGGCCGGCGGCCCGTGCCCCGAGGTGAACCCGGACTTCTACGCGTGCCACCCGCAGACCCCGAGCTTCTGGGCCAACGACCGCGCCCAGCGCGAGAGCGGCTGGGACCTCACGCACCGCTTCGGCGAGCTGGCGCACGAGCACGCGCCGGTGTGCCTGAACGCGCTGTTGTATCGGCAAGAGCGCGACCTGGCGTCGATGTACCGGCGCATCGAGGGTGCGAAGAGCGCCCGCGCCGCGCGCTGGGATCGGCGTGCCAAGGCGCGACGGGAGATCGTCGACCGCTACCTGTGGGACGAGCAGCGCGGCCTGTACTTCGACTGGAACCTGACGACCGGACGGCGCGCGCACTACGAGTCGCTGGCCACGTTCTTCCCGCTCTGGGTGGGCATGGCCTCGGGCCAGCAGGCGGCGCGCGTGGCAGAGCTGGTGGACCGCTTCCTCGAGCCGGGCGGCTTGGCCACGAGCTCGCCGGCCTCGCGTCAGGGCGCGCCCCGCGAGCGCTTCCAGTGGGATTGGCCGGTGGGCTGGGCGCCCCTTCAAGTCATCGCCGTCGAAGGCTTGCGGCGCTACGGCTTCCACGCGCTGGCCGACAAGATCGCCTACCGCTGGCTGCACATGGTGCTGCGCATCGCCGGGGAGCGGAACGGCACGATCAAGGAGAAGTACAACGTGGCCCTGGCCTCGCACCTGGTGGACGCGAGCGAGTACCACAACCAGGGCAACGACCTGGGCGTGTACCTCGCCGAGGAAGAGAGCCGCGGCATGGGCTTCGGCTGGAGCAACGCCGCGGTGCCGCTGCTCCTCAGCGGGCTCGAGGACAACCTGCGCGCGGCGCTCGAGAAGGGCGTGCGGCCGGCAGCCCTCGGCTTGTAG
- a CDS encoding EVE domain-containing protein, with product MSTQYWLVKTEPDVFSIHDLEKAKGQTTGWEGVRNYLARNYLRAMKQGDGVLVYHSSSDAIGVAGTAEVAREAFPDLTALDKKSDYYDAKATKADPRWSSVELRWTATFPAIVPLERLRKERKLAGMQLLKQGNRLSVMPVTQAEWRAILALAKR from the coding sequence ATGTCGACCCAGTACTGGCTCGTGAAGACCGAACCGGACGTGTTCTCCATCCACGATCTGGAGAAGGCCAAGGGCCAGACCACCGGCTGGGAGGGCGTGCGCAACTACCTGGCGCGCAATTACCTGCGGGCCATGAAGCAGGGCGACGGTGTGCTCGTGTACCACTCGAGCTCCGACGCGATCGGCGTGGCCGGCACCGCCGAGGTGGCGCGCGAGGCCTTCCCGGACCTCACGGCGCTCGACAAGAAGTCCGACTATTACGACGCCAAGGCCACGAAGGCCGATCCGCGCTGGAGCTCGGTGGAGCTGCGCTGGACGGCCACGTTCCCGGCCATCGTGCCCCTCGAGCGCCTGCGCAAAGAGCGCAAGCTCGCTGGCATGCAGCTCCTCAAGCAGGGGAACCGGCTCTCGGTGATGCCGGTGACGCAGGCCGAATGGAGGGCCATCCTCGCCTTGGCGAAGCGCTAA
- a CDS encoding PHP domain-containing protein, which yields MLIDLHVHSRATAGCELDAAKVLAKAEQLGLDAVAFTDLNSLSAAKELLAAGQGKGVKVFVGVELSTDHGHYLAFFPEPTNVPEPAQLFGDSSKGWPAREVLEKVASLGGVAIAAHPYDRDVERPSGDYIFTLKDRLVAIEGLNGRRKPGVNDLAVEASEHMALPCVGGSGASTMLDEVGKAATWFKEKVSTHAELVAALKGGQYFPVGAGRPPPLSELARAPKNTGERFDRGDRGDRGGRDRDRRGGRGGGRDRRGGRGGGRDRR from the coding sequence ATGCTCATCGACCTGCACGTTCACTCGCGCGCCACCGCCGGCTGCGAGCTCGACGCCGCCAAGGTGCTCGCCAAGGCCGAGCAGCTCGGCCTCGACGCCGTGGCCTTCACCGACTTGAACTCGCTCTCTGCGGCGAAGGAGCTCCTGGCCGCCGGGCAGGGCAAGGGCGTGAAGGTCTTCGTGGGCGTGGAGCTCTCGACCGACCACGGCCACTACCTGGCCTTCTTCCCCGAGCCCACCAACGTGCCCGAGCCGGCGCAGCTCTTCGGCGACTCGAGCAAGGGCTGGCCGGCGCGCGAGGTGCTCGAGAAGGTGGCGTCGCTGGGCGGCGTGGCCATCGCCGCGCACCCCTACGACCGCGACGTGGAGCGCCCCAGCGGCGACTACATCTTCACCCTCAAGGATCGCCTGGTGGCCATCGAGGGCCTGAACGGGCGCCGCAAGCCGGGCGTGAACGACCTCGCCGTGGAGGCCAGCGAGCACATGGCGCTGCCCTGCGTGGGCGGCTCGGGCGCGTCGACGATGCTCGACGAGGTGGGCAAGGCCGCCACCTGGTTCAAGGAGAAGGTCTCGACGCACGCCGAGCTGGTGGCCGCGCTCAAGGGCGGGCAGTACTTCCCGGTCGGCGCGGGCCGACCGCCGCCGCTCTCGGAGCTGGCGCGGGCGCCCAAGAACACCGGCGAGCGGTTCGACCGTGGCGATCGAGGTGATCGCGGCGGACGCGATCGCGATCGGCGCGGGGGCCGCGGCGGCGGCCGCGATCGTCGCGGTGGCCGTGGCGGCGGCCGCGACCGGCGCTAG
- a CDS encoding YraN family protein, with amino-acid sequence MDVRRKARGRAGESSAAEFLEAQGYRIVARNHHSRAGEVDLIAERGELLCFVEVRARAGSAIAAPEATVTRGKQRKVVLAALDYVQRHELTERAIRFDVVAILGDDILHIENAFDAGM; translated from the coding sequence ATGGACGTGCGCCGCAAGGCGCGCGGCCGCGCGGGTGAGTCTTCCGCGGCGGAGTTCTTGGAAGCGCAGGGTTACCGCATCGTGGCGCGCAACCACCACTCGCGCGCGGGCGAGGTGGATCTCATCGCCGAGAGGGGCGAGCTCTTGTGCTTCGTGGAGGTGCGGGCGCGGGCAGGCTCGGCCATCGCCGCGCCGGAGGCCACGGTCACGCGCGGCAAGCAGCGCAAGGTGGTGCTCGCCGCGCTCGACTACGTGCAGCGGCACGAGCTCACCGAGCGCGCCATCCGCTTCGACGTGGTGGCCATCCTGGGCGATGACATCCTGCACATCGAGAACGCCTTCGACGCCGGCATGTGA
- the rsmI gene encoding 16S rRNA (cytidine(1402)-2'-O)-methyltransferase translates to MAGTLFVVATPIGNLGDITERAIEVLRAVPHVAAEDTRRARVLLDHLGVGTKPQSLPAFDERGRADSVLAPVVAGEDLALVTDAGTPAISDPGGALVARAVELGLNVVPIPGACAAVAAVSVAALPTDRFVFIGFLPRKGQGRARLLEQLRTLPMAVVLYESPHRIAETCADLAEVWGDRRAVVARELTKLHEELLRGTLSELASRLGQGEVKGEIVLVVEGAPEAAEEALTPEALEAEIRRQLAAGDKPIKEIARTLAEALGRPRKEIYELALKLAGKS, encoded by the coding sequence ATGGCCGGCACCCTCTTCGTCGTCGCGACACCGATCGGCAACCTGGGCGACATCACCGAGCGCGCCATCGAGGTGCTCCGCGCCGTGCCCCACGTGGCCGCCGAGGACACCCGCCGTGCTCGCGTGCTGCTCGATCACCTTGGCGTCGGCACCAAGCCGCAGAGCCTGCCCGCCTTCGACGAGCGTGGCCGCGCGGATTCGGTGCTCGCGCCCGTGGTGGCCGGCGAGGACCTGGCGCTCGTGACCGACGCCGGCACGCCCGCGATCTCCGATCCCGGCGGCGCGCTCGTGGCCCGCGCGGTGGAGCTCGGCCTGAACGTGGTGCCCATTCCGGGCGCGTGCGCAGCCGTGGCGGCGGTGAGCGTGGCCGCGCTGCCCACGGACCGCTTCGTCTTCATCGGCTTCTTGCCGCGAAAGGGGCAGGGCCGGGCGCGCTTGCTCGAGCAGCTCCGGACGCTGCCCATGGCCGTGGTGCTCTACGAGTCGCCGCATCGGATCGCCGAGACCTGCGCAGATCTTGCCGAGGTCTGGGGCGATCGCCGCGCGGTGGTGGCCCGCGAGCTCACCAAGCTGCACGAGGAGCTGCTGCGCGGGACGCTCTCCGAGCTCGCGTCGCGGCTGGGGCAGGGCGAGGTGAAGGGCGAGATCGTGCTGGTCGTCGAAGGCGCGCCCGAGGCCGCCGAGGAAGCGCTCACGCCCGAGGCGCTCGAGGCCGAGATTCGCCGGCAGCTCGCCGCGGGCGACAAGCCCATCAAGGAGATCGCGCGCACGCTCGCCGAGGCGCTGGGGCGCCCGCGAAAAGAGATCTACGAGCTCGCTTTGAAGCTGGCCGGAAAGTCCTAG